Proteins encoded in a region of the Pieris rapae chromosome 10, ilPieRapa1.1, whole genome shotgun sequence genome:
- the LOC110991277 gene encoding conserved oligomeric Golgi complex subunit 4, whose product MSIALLLEKYDVSTEDGLQKALTEIEKEESEVNDALSNALSKACVLEGRLRTTSQACTKLGEVKFEAQNAADMVNKTAALARGVSAKVRQLDLARSRVAECQQRVNDLIDLKVCSAGVDAAIKAYDYETAAGHISRFLSMEPASVAAARARGDADVRQDITAAANTLRDHLIKKFDEAAGKEDDVSVEKFFKLFPQIGCAELGVDMLSKYVAKQLEIKLRRCSVVSGGGGEALHADALTRVLEAGAAALERIRALSAAYGPTLPAALKRIQPPICAAVRNVSRSLLAARRLPEPKSPLAVEPALNELAMAHQRVYLYFAFLRRRIDLSSMDESARNICVESVEKIIADSDMTRTAQDILSHYLTLERYYLEESVSKALKLSTPQPGITTSSLVDDVFFIARKVIRRAVSTGSVEGVCCVVNETGAQLERAAAALRRRLAAPPPDPLPFPSPRRHATHGIVAAETDPLYFAHMTEAEQGAEWAERLADDACVLGEPLCRAVAEHDKLRSCAAGYAAAAATFRAAATHARAALRAALQHTTALWAHHLVDPAIDIEEAEEEANALPAALDVLAEEARAQLPAAADELLAELLIDLLNRAQKNLLANNYTRESGVCVERRCRRVCAWAGSNAGSAREQAARLAALAGLLAADRPTAPSAPLPPALVRQVLAARTDFKLEDIKRLKL is encoded by the exons atgtctatagctttattattagaaaagtaTGACGTATCTACTGAAGATGGTCTTCAAAAAGCTCTTACTGAAATAGAGAAAGAAGAG TCAGAAGTAAATGATGCTTTATCAAACGCACTATCTAAAGCCTGTGTTCTTGAAGGAAGGCTTCGAACAACTAGTCAAGCATGTACAAAACTGGGTGAAGTAAAATTTGAAGCTCAGAATGCAGCTGATATGGTAAACAAAACTGCAGCATTAGCTAGAGGTGTGAGCGCTAAAGTGCGCCAGCTAGACTTAGCTCGA tCCCGAGTTGCAGAATGTCAACAGAGGGTCAATGATTTGATAGACCTAAAAGTATGCAGTGCTGGAGTTGATGCTGCAATTAAAGcatatgattatgaaacag CTGCTGGACACATCTCAAGGTTCTTAAGTATGGAGCCAGCATCAGTGGCAGCAGCTCGCGCCAGGGGAGATGCAGATGTTCGGCAGGATATAACTGCTGCTGCCAATACATTACGAGATCaccttattaaaaa gTTTGACGAAGCAGCCGGAAAAGAAGATGATGTGTCAGTAGAGAAGTTCTTTAAACTCTTCCCTCAGATTGGGTGTGCTGAGTTAGGAGTAGATATGCTGAGCAAGTATGTGGCAAAACAg CTAGAAATAAAGCTGCGTCGATGCAGCGTTGTATCAGGGGGCGGGGGTGAGGCATTGCACGCTGACGCATTGACCCGCGTACTCGAAGCGGGCGCGGCCGCTCTCGAACGTATACGTGCTTTGAGTGCGGCGTATGGTCCCACTCTACCGGCCGCGTTGAAGCGAATTCAACCCCCGATATGTGCCGCTGTACGCAATGTTAGCCGATCCTTGCTCGCTGCCCGACGATTGCCTGAACCAAAATCCCCGTTGGCCGTTGAACCTGCGCTAAATGAACTAGCGATGGCCCATCAACGTGTTTACCTGTACTTTGCATTCCTAAGAAGACGCATTGAT TTAAGTTCTATGGACGAATCAGCGCGTAACATTTGTGTGGAGTCGGTGGAAAAGATCATAGCTGACAGTGATATGACGAGAACTGCCCAAGATATCTTAAGCCATTATCTGACACTTGAGAG GTATTATTTAGAAGAAAGCGTCAGTAAGGCCCTGAAGCTGTCCACGCCGCAGCCTGGTATCACGACTTCCAGTTTAGTGGATGATGTCTTCTTTATTGCTAGGAAGGTGATCAG ACGTGCCGTATCAACGGGCAGTGTGGAAGGTGTGTGTTGCGTGGTAAACGAGACGGGGGCACAACTGGAACGCGCTGCTGCCGCACTTCGCCGCCGCTTAGCCGCGCCGCCGCCGGATCCGCTGCCGTTTCCATCGCCGCGTCGTCACGCAACGCATGGAATCGTCGCCGCCGAAACTGACCCGCTGTACTTT GCGCACATGACGGAAGCGGAACAGGGAGCGGAGTGGGCGGAGCGATTGGCGGACGACGCGTGTGTGCTTGGTGAGCCGCTGTGCCGTGCCGTCGCCGAACACGATAAGCTACGCTCGTGCGCCGCTGGTTACGCTGCCGCCGCTGCTACTTTTCGCGCGGCTGCCACTCATGCCCGCGCAGCGTTGAGAGCGGCATTGCAGCATACAACGGCACTGTGGGCGCATCACCTTGTCGACCCCGCCATCGATATTG aaGAAGCCGAAGAAGAAGCAAACGCATTGCCCGCGGCATTGGACGTGTTAGCTGAGGAAGCTCGTGCGCAGTTGCCCGCCGCTGCTGACGAACTGCTCGCAGAACTGCTCATAGACTTGCTCAATAGAGCTCAGAAAAATTTGCTCgcaaataattatactagG GAAAGTGGCGTTTGTGTGGAGCGGCGCTGCCGTCGCGTGTGCGCATGGGCGGGTAGCAACGCGGGCTCTGCGCGAGAGCAAGCCGCCCGTTTGGCGGCACTGGCGGGACTTCTCGCCGCCGATCGACCTACAGCCCCGTCTGCGCCGTTACCACCTGCTTTGGTCCGTCAAGTTCTTGCTGCCAG AACTGACTTCAAGCTTGAAGATATAAAGCGCCtgaaattatag
- the LOC110991275 gene encoding uncharacterized protein LOC110991275, which translates to MEVDEDKWVEKALENVKKYLNRGGDLQGDIPQFLGGSELLNTIGMAMGLPICNPSDWSQYELEQALSGQLVFFKGKSLEAINAVAETIRNCCDGDDKNYVTVLPIELYFKGKLYELPIFRVHRYRESKKYYVDNTGRYYDSVSDWYDNNKLPPCRMGYPADLTLKLRPGYTYPHVLLADTPPARVGPKTARVVDTVSAVAGISSGVGLLFASGGLAAPFVVAGVASAVWGSARASNTLYDRASHGESVNPFTNSESRMLWLGIAANIASFGAMGATMRLTSLAARGRDVSSALRIFTNIANGTTLTLSTLAIINNSLYLIQHYDELSSIDVLMHLASIAFWTKGVFTYKTAGTLIREAEIQAFNNINKELSPEVQRELNEVRGRVQNDASLLRQFIAASQSQVSIQEYSQVLIDGMRYYDTVSNMSPEQIEAFASLRNVLSDDMHLIRGLQRVSEATNLNRQGTVELVLDMWQRYADTNFGRTGDITLRGGNLVLGSAPPIQINQMPDLSVSMIRFFGEHLSKIDGTTTSNWSVPDLLTLQSRGLFTTCQATGICRTGHSTISLNGKLEISIKKLLSLKPATCEQLFGMISRLTDNQCSAVNRLPADVVRLCVRELRLRFEVHRRESVEWATRCVSSEVSLRNIVQGDLMPHERDRLYTFRADVDMVKADLYMSDLVKFVAEQNPRNVSELVAYSEFVMTYIEELSGNILDDLNNGRRQLPAQKKKKVWIREQAAREAFEDTSAMTQKLNDLLNTVSNNDMVGVQTVGSGLSDTELVAAIRSNRIRFGGRISAAYHIYKHSTDPVSAYVDQANSTIRSSADQYTVTIGQEGNTRLISFADDNGSCIVLESNGRVLLCSFRATGRQ; encoded by the exons ATGGAGGTAGATGAAGATAAATGGGTTGAAAAGGCtttagaaaatgttaaaaaatatcttaacagAGGTGGAGATCTCCAAGGCGATATTCCACAGTTTCTAGGAGGGTCAGAGCTACTTAACACCATAGGTATGGCTATGGGTTTGCCTATTTGCAATCCATCAGATTGGTCTCAGTATGAATTAGAGCAAGCACTTAGCGGGCAACTAGTTTTCTTCAAAGGAAAATCCTTAGAAGCTATCAACGCCGTTGCTGAAACAATCCGTAATTGTTGCGACGGAgatgataaaaattatgttaccgTATTACCTATTGAACTGTATTTCAAAGGAAAATTATATGAACTACCCATATTCAGAGTTCACAGATATCGTGAGTCCAAAAAGTACTATGTTGACAATACTGGTAGGTACTATGACAGCGTCAGTGATTGGTACGATAACAACAAATTGCCTCCTTGTAGAATGGGGTATCCAGCTGATCTAACACTGAAACTCCGACCTGGATACACATATCCTCATGTCCTCCTAGCGGACACTCCACCAGCAAGAGTAGGACCTAAGACAGCGAGAGTTGTTGATACTGTCAGTGCAGTTGCCGGTATTTCTTCCGGCGTGGGTCTGTTATTTGCATCAGGTGGTTTAGCAGCTCCTTTTGTAGTAGCTGGAGTAGCTAGCGCAGTTTGGGGTTCCGCCCGAGCATCCAATACACTATATGATAGAGCCAGCCATGGAGAATCTGTTAACCCTTTCACTAATTCAGAATCAAGAATGTTATGGTTAGGTATTGCCGCCAATATAGCTAGTTTTGGTGCTATGGGCGCTACAATGAGACTGACATCACTGGCGGCGCGCGGCAGAGATGTATCAAGTGCTTTAAGAATTTTCACAAATATTGCTAATGGGACAACCCTAACACTAAGCACGTtagcaattataaataatagcctttatttaatacagcaTTATGATGAGTTGTCATCCATCGATGTTCTTATGCATTTAGCTTCTATCGCTTTTTGGACAAAAGGTGTGTTTACATACAAAACAGCAGGTACCTTAATCAGAGAAGCAGAAATACAGGcctttaacaatattaacaaGGAACTGAGTCCTGAAGTGCAACGGGAATTAAATGAAGTGAGAGGCAGAGTCCAGAACGATGCCAGTCTTCTTCGTCAGTTTATTGCCGCTTCTCAATCCCAAGTATCAATTCAAGAATACTCCCAAGTTTTAATTGATGGCATGCGTTATTACGATACTGTAAGTAATATGAGCCCAGAACAAATAGAAGCGTTCGCCAGTTTGCGAAATGTTTTAAGTGATGATATGCACCTCATTAGGGGTCTTCAAAGAGTATCTGAAGCGACCAATTTAAATAGACAGGGCACAGTCGAGCTGGTTTTGGATATGTGGCAACGATATGCAGACACTAATTTTGGCAGAACAGGCGACATTACTTTGAGGGGAGGTAATCTTGTCTTGGGTAGTGCTCCACcaattcaaattaatcaaatgCCAGATTTATCAGTTTCTATGATCCGTTTTTTCGGCGAGCATTTAAGCAAAATTGATGGCACTACTACCAGTAATTGGTCTGTTCCTGATTTGTTAACACTTCAGAGCCGAGGTTTATTTACTACTTGCCAAGCCACAGGTATATGCAGAACTGGACATTCGACTATATCTTTAAATGGTAAATTGGAAATAAGTATTAAGAAATTGCTGAGTTTGAAACCTGCTACTTGTGAGCAATTGTTTGGTATGATATCTCGATTAACGGATAATCAGTGCAGCGCTGTAAATCGTCTACCTGCAGATGTGGTTAGATTATGCGTCCGCGAACTCAGGTTACGGTTTGAGGTTCACAGAAGAGAAAGTGTCGAATGGGCCACCAGATGCGTAAGCAGTGAAGTTAGTTTACGTAATATTGTGCAGGGCGATCTGATGCCACACGAAAGGGATCGACTTTATACATTTAGAGCGGACGTGGACATGGTGAAAGCTGATCTATACATGAGCGACTTAGTGAAGTTTGTCGCTGAACAGAACCCAAGAAATGTAAGTGAATTGGTCGCTTACAGCGAATTTGTAATGACGTACATCGAAGAACTATCGGGAAATATCCTTGACGACCTTAATAATGGTAGAAGACAGCTTCCAGctcaaaagaaaaagaaagtttGGATAC gAGAACAAGCCGCCCGTGAAGCATTTGAAGACACGAGCGCCATGACGCAGAAGTTAAATGATTTACTCAACACAGTGTCAAATAACGACATGGTCGGTGTTCAGACGGTCGGAAGTGGCCTATCAGATACAGAATTGGTGGCAGCAATCCGTTCAAATAGAATAAGGTTTGGTGGACGGATATCTGCTGCTTATCACATCTATAAACATAGTACGGATCCAGTATCAGCATATGTGGACCAGGCCAATAGCACCATACGTTCATCCGCCGATCAGTATACGGTGACTATAGGGCAAGAAGGCAACACCAGGCTAATTTCGTTTGCAGATGATAACGGCAGCTGTATTGTACTCGAAAGCAATGGTCGCGTTTTACTCTGTAGCTTTAGAGCTACTGGCagacaataa